In Brassica napus cultivar Da-Ae chromosome C2, Da-Ae, whole genome shotgun sequence, the sequence GAGATCACGCAACACTAAGTCAGCTGAGGAGCCGGTTCAGTTGAGCACGGTTTTCAGTGGTACATCTTGGTTCGAATGCGCTCAAGCAAGCGAGCATGCTATTGGCTCTGTTCCGCAGTAGAGAGAGTTATCAGGTGGAGGAGAGGGACGTGTGTCTCATGTTAGGTTAGCACTCGACCTCTCATAGCCACTTTAACTCGGTCCCCTTTTGTCGCATTGGTTTACTCATAGAAGACAAAAGGTATTTGTAATGACTTTGCTTGAATGATGGTACAAAATGTCAGTTTAGGTAATGACACTAATGGAGAAGAGTTTGCCCCTCTCTCAGGCCCGCATCCCAAGGCGCTGTTACGATGGATCTCCCCTGCCCCAGCCAAGCCGCTCTTTCCTCTTCCCTCTGAAGTAGCTCTGCTCCTCTCCTTGGCCAGGATGGTGGCTACCCCGTGTCTCCGCCCCCCTCCAGATCCGCCGCCCCGTCGAGTATGTACGCTCCGCTTGAAGCTCTCTTTCCCGTCATCCCTCCGGAACCACCAGACCCCCCAGACATTTCTCTCCTCCTCGCTTCCACCGTCACGTCTCAGTTTCGAACTTTTGTCTCCTCATCTCCGATCTGCCTCGCCGGACGATTTGAAGGCATTGGTGATCTCCGAGCCTCACCGTCTCAACCAGGCGACGCTCCCCGCCACGAAGCTGGCTGCCTCTACGCCGGCGAAAAACCCAGGCCTCTCATTTCTCTGATTTAGCGTGCTTCTATAGATGGGCTGGATGCCTCTTCTTCTTGGGTTTGGGTCTCAAAAACGTTTGAGTCCAACATAATCTACTTGGCTTTTGAGAGCCCAATATCAAAGATGGAGCCACCATTgcccactaatttagggattgCAGATCCGAAGCTACGTCTTTCCAACAGCTCCCCTACGTCTCCGTCTACATCTCCATGGCTTGCAGCCTCACTGTCTCCTCTGCAGCACATCAAAGTCGCCGAGCTCAGCTCCACAACCTATGTACATCATGGTACTTGTCCTCTCATGCTTAACTTGTTAAAGTTTGATGAAGAGCGTCTCTGGTTGAATTTAATGGTTCCCTGGCCTCAACACGGTAATGTTGGAGGATGGAGTCCCTGTTTGAATTCAACCACCGCCTACCCATCGACTACCATCGAGCTTATGTATCAAGTCATAAAGGTCAAGGTCAGCCATTCTTTAGAGTCGGTTTCAACCCACCTATCAACAAAGCCAAGAACTGTCACGATGAGTCTCGTTTATATGGAAATAACATCCGTTGTTCATTCCAGCGAGTGCTCTAGAACCGGAGTTCATGGCACAGTATCAACCGCCTCACCATCTGTCTCTTCGAACAATATGTTTTCCGGCACAGTTGAGATTCACCTAGTCTCCCGGTTTATCATAGTTGGTATAAGAGCTGATCTTGTTTGTTTAATGAACTGCATAGCCAAATCTAGCTTTCCAGTGGGCTTATCACCAGTGTTGGTGTTCACCAACGGTCTTCAAACCCGCTCTTCAGGGTCCCCTTTCATCGGTTGTTGTACCGACATTAGTATGTTCTTAGGAACATCAGTTTCAGGGTTTCAAGTAAAGCATGTCTACGGGTTTCTCACCCCTTTAACACTTCTATCGCTTATTGTAGTACTTTCCGCTTTCATTTAGCCGTCGAATTCACTTTCGGTTGTAACTGTCTAAGTCGTTTGGACATCTAATTTaatataagagatataagagattcgcgacaaaaaaaaaaaaaaaaggtaatgaGTCTAATGACACATATCCCAACCGAACCATTTATACCCATTGGAGTCATAAATgtgattaaatataataaagtaTTTATGCATTCAGTGGGAATAAAAGTAtctcacttttctttgttaATTTAAGGTTTAGCTAGCCTATAGTTGTTGTCCCCACCATGAACAAAGCTTAACATTAAAGTAActacgaagaagaagatgatcaaTTATTGCGAAGGTCAACTCCTAAGCAACCATTGATGTCGAAGTCCACAACATCTCTCGCCTTCCTTCTCGCTGCTCTATCTTACTTCCTCCTCTATTCTCCACCAAAACCACACTACTACCACACTCTTTTCCTCTCAGCCTCCTTCTCCGACAACGCTTCCATCGCCTTAAACCTCCGCACCCTCACCCGCCGCCCCCATATAGCCGGCTCAGTAGCCAACGCTGAAGCCGCCGCCTTTGTCCGCTCCGCCTTCACCTCCTCCTCCCTCAAAACACACCTCGTCTCTTACCAAGTATCTCTAACCTACCCACTCCATCGCTCCCTCCTactaacaccaaacgcatcagcAACGCCAATCACTTTCACTTTAGAACAAGAAGACGTGGGAGACAACCCTTACGCAGAAGAAGTGACTCCCACGTTCCACGGATACGCCAAGTCAGGCAACGTTTCAGGCCCCGCGGTTTACGCGAACTACGGACGAGTTCAAGACTTCGCTGGCCTTAACGTCTCCGGAGCCGTCGTGGTCGCGAGGTACGGGAAGATTTACAGAGGAGACATAGTGAGGAACGCGCACCGTGCGGGAGCCTTAGGCGTTGTGGTATATACTGACAAGAGAGATTACGGCGGAGGAGGAGATGAGTGTTTTCCGGCGAGTAAATGGATGCCTCCGAGTGGTGTTCAAGTGGGTAGTGTTTATAATGGGTTGGGTGATCCGACGACTCCTGGGTGGGCAAGTGTTGAGGGTTGTGAGAGATTGTCTGAGGAGGCTGTGGAGTTGAGCGGGGACTCTCCGCTTATACCTTCGCTGCCTATCTCGGCGGCTGATGCGGAAGTGATTTTGAAGAGTATCGTTGGAGATGTTGCTGATGGAGATGTTTATCCAGTGGGGCCCGGACAGGGAATCTTGAACCTAAGCTACATTGTGAGTTTATGGGTTTGTGTCTGTCGTTTGTTAGCTGCGACTGACTTATCAGTCGCTGATAGATTTTCAGCTGGTCGCAGATTGTTGTTCGTTTTAGTGTTTGTTCGCTAGACTAGTTGCAGGATCGTGTGATATGCAAACGAACAACATTTAGTCTCATGCTGCATTCGGCATGTAAATGAACagggtgtttgtgtttttttttttaagatttgaaCGTTGGGTTTGGTTTCAGGGGGAAACTGTTATAGCTAGGATTGAGAATGTTATTGGAGTGATTGAAGGTGAAGAAGAGCCTGATAGGTAGTACCATTCGCACAATATGAGTGAAGCTTAATGGTTGTATTTGTAGATAGATTACTGACTTTGTGTTTGGTTAGATATGTGATTCTTGGAAACCATCGAGACGCTTGGAGTTTTGGAGCTGTTGATCCCAACAGTGGGACTGCTGTACTTTTGGAGGTGCGTAAAGTTTTATATgctgaattttgtttttgaaatggTTACATTGCAATGAGAGAGATGTTGAAACTAGTGTAGATTGCACAAAGGCTAGATAAGCTGCAGAGAAGAGGATGGAAGCCTAGACGGAcgattattttttgtaattggGATGCTGAGGAGTATGCTCTGGTCTATACTCTCTACCTCACTTTGTAAATGCCTACTTTTGTAACGTTTAGAGCAGCAGAAAAGTTTTAATGTATACATTTTTCTGTAGATTGGTTCAACAGAATGGGTagaagaaaacagagagatGTTAGCTTCGAGAGCAGTGGCCTACTTGAATGTAGATTGTGCTGTATCTGGCCCAGGGTTTCGTGCTTCTGCGACTCCACAACTCGATGAACTGATCAAACAAGCGGCTCAAGAGGTACTATAAAGGCAGTTTCAACAAGCATGCATGTGGGTCTTTTGAGCTAGTCTTGAATGGTAACTATCTACAGGTCCAGGATCCAGATAATACTACACAAACCGTCTATGATTCGTGGATAGGATCAAGCAACTCTGGTGTGGTAAGTGAGGCTAGATTATGAAACCATTCGTGTCTTATGGTAAGCTGATTTGTATTACTTGGTTGTGAAGATTGGAAGATTAGGGGACCTAACATCAGACTACGCATCATTTGTGCAACATGTTGGTGTTCCAGCAGCTGACATGCGTTTCGGAGGAGGTAAGTGTCTGAATCAGCCACTCACACTTAACACTAGATGAGCCAAACACCATGATCTGTTGTATAAACACTATTTGAAAAATAACCATTTTATAATAGGCTATCCTGTCTATCACTCAATGTATGATGACTTCACTTGGATGGAAAAATTTGGAGACCCTATGTTTCAGCGTCATGTGGCCATGGCTAGTGTTCTAGGTTTGGTCGCTCTTCGGTTAGCAGATGAGGAAGTATTACCATTCAACTATGTCTCCTATGCAACAGAACTCatggtaacttttttttttttaactcatggTAACTTCTCTAGAAACATATAGTCAAAGTAGTTTAGTGAGAAAATAGATTGCTGTAATGGTATTAATATACATGCATAAACAGAAAAGTGCAGAAGATTTGGAGAAAGATAACTTGGGCCATGGCATAGATGTTTCGCCGTTATTCAAATCAATCCAAGATCTGTATACATCTGCTCAAGGAATACATATAGAGAAAGAGGTATGGCTAAGTTTGAAAAATTCGACAAGTTAAGTTGGATTACTGAGAGTTAGTTTCACTGGACTGTGCAGGGGATTAAGGGAGCTTTGAAAGCGAGAGAGCTCAACGACAGGTTAATGATGGCGGAGCGAGCTTTAACAGATAGAGATGGACTTTCTGGGAGAACATGGTACAAGCATTTGGTATATGGACCAGCTAAGTACGATGAGTATGGATCCGAATCATTTCCTGGAATTGATGATGCAATAGATAATGCAAAGAGGGTTAAGACCAAAAATTATTGGGGACTTGTTCAGCATGAGATATGGAGAGTCTCTAGAGCTATAACACATGCATCACTTGTCTTAAAGGGTGTATTGAGATGATATATATCACGAATGCTCTTGTTACTCTGTTCTATCACAACGTTGAAACATACTCATGACATGTTTTCCTCTGGTTCCTCCACACTGTTCCTCCACAAAGAAGTTGTCTCAAAATAGGCATGTTGCGTTCCCGACAGCTACATGTGTGTGTTGTTTTGTAATCGGCAGAGTTTTGGGCGCAGAGTGCTTGTCTGCTGCTGATGTTAatgttttgtgtttcaaaaCGAAATAATGGAGACTCTGCACTAGACCTTATGAATGTAGAAACAAGCTTGTCTTCCAACTTCCACACATCATTAaccaagtaaataaaaatattatttcgaTGCATCAGTAGCTTTAAAGTTACTTAATGGccaaaaatcttaaacaaaatttaaaaaatttaaaagttcacGGACCAATCAACgacgaacaaaaaaaatatctaagtcTCAAATAATGCTTCAAGGCATGTATATTGTTAAAAAGGTAAATGAACACAATTCCAATTGTGTTTTCGTTCTTCTCGTCTTATTATTGGCTCCGCACTTCACAAGGATGGCTTGAAGATCACATACCAATGGTCTTTTGGAACTTAGTAATCTGGTTTAGGAAGATCCATGTCATCTGCCAAAAAGAAAACACCCGATCATCAACCATCTCAGAGACAACCCTGAAGTGAGTCTTGAAATAGCATTTTGAAGAAAGGAAGAAAACATACCATGACGTGAGGCGCGATCCTGACGCAGTACACAGGGAAACCTGTGTAGAATTTCAGAGGTCCTCCTGATTTTAAGGTCTGCATGGCACAGTCGAGCGAACCCGTGTATGGATATTTACCCTGAGCGTCCGGTTGCATTTTCTGGATCTGAGTTTTAACAAAGTCAAATGGAAGACTGCACGCCGCAGCACAGAATCCTGAAACAGCACTTGCTCCTGCCAAAGGGACACAACAATCACAGACAACCATCAAATACAGACCTATTTACGTGGGAATACATCACCACAGGACAAAACTGATAAGGTCTTCCCGTTTAACTCTGGTGAAGAACTATTACAGCTAGTTTAGAAAGTTGAGCAGAAAAAAATGTAGTTTTTTCAGCTCAGCAATATACATTACAGTTACTATAGAGCTGGAGGGTTAAAATGGAGCAAGGAGAATGCATTCCGATCAATTTGGGCAATGGCTGAGAGTTTAGAGACTCCCTTCACTAAGCATATTCTCTAGTCTAGTTCTATACTAGACTTCAATAAGTCAAACACAATTGTTTTATGTATGACAACACAACACTCGTTGTATATGTAAATTTACAAAGAAGATTCTGTGCTTCCTTGGCTCCAACAGCTATCTACATTTATTTGAAGGCgtagcagaaaaaaaaaatatctttctcACTGTATGAGAGATAGGGAAGAGAAGATTACCTACGACTGTGGAAGTCTCCCCAAGACCAAGATTATCTCTCATGTATTCAGCACTCTGATCATAAGAAGCAAGCATTCCCATGTTCAAAGCCATAGCTCTGACCACAGTAGGACCACAACCTTTCCAAAGTGCCAAAACTCCTTCATCAGCGCTAATACGGTAAAGCGCATGGAAAGCATTGGTATAGTTCCTGCGCTGAGCTAACGGCAAGGTGTTATCAGCTTGCATTCTGATAAGCGCCAAGTCAGCTGGACTACCAACGCAAGCACCGATTGCACCAGCTGTCAGACCACATAGAGCCTTCTGGTACAGAGGTAGCGGCTTCCCATCGTTAGCCTCAATTGCTTTTGCAGTCAGCATCCTGATAATTTCATTGATTAGTAACATAACGCAATAAAGAAACATTCATCTAGATGGGCTCATGATATAACACACACAGAGATGATAATTAACTTACTTGAAGGATCCAAGACGGGCTGTGGTGTAAGTTGCTTGCCTTAGCAAACCAGCAGACAATCCCtatgggagagagagagagagagagagagagagagagagagagaaaaacttAATAAAGCTCAGAAGAACTGTTGTGGTTAGCAAGAAGACAGAGAAAAGATTGTTGGATTAAAGATCAACCACATGAACACATATAAGTAACTGTTAATAAGCTTCAATACCAGAAACACcaaaataaaatgaatcaaGATAgatctaataaaacaaaaacaataccTTGTAGAAAGCACCAATACCATCATTCTTCAACATGTTCTTGGTCACACTGACTGCAGATCCCTGACCTAGTTGAATCCTcaccttaaaaaaataaataaacacatttATCAATTCACATCATCCATATCCTGGTGAAGGATTGTACATTGTGATGCACCATGGAGCTTGattcaaaacaacaaaataatccAGATCTGTAATTCAAACATTTAATCTATACATATCAACAGCAACAGTTCAACACACAAACGATTATAAACATGTTCATAGAAAATGAAACTAG encodes:
- the LOC125581308 gene encoding uncharacterized protein LOC125581308 isoform X1 — protein: MEPPLPTNLGIADPKLRLSNSSPTSPSTSPWLAASLSPLQHIKVAELSSTTYVHHGTCPLMLNLLKFDEERLWLNLMVPWPQHGNVGGWSPCLNSTTAYPSTTIELMYQVIKVKVSHSLESVSTHLSTKPRTVTMSLVYMEITSVVHSSECSRTGVHGTVSTASPSVSSNNMFSGTVEIHLVSRFIIVGIRADLVCLMNCIAKSSFPVGLSPVLVFTNGLQTRSSGSPFIGCCTDISMFLGTSVSGFQVKHVYGFLTPLTLLSLIVVLSAFI
- the LOC106380742 gene encoding mitochondrial dicarboxylate/tricarboxylate transporter DTC, with the protein product MAEEKKVAPIGVWNTVKPFVNGGTSGMLATCVIQPIDMIKVRIQLGQGSAVSVTKNMLKNDGIGAFYKGLSAGLLRQATYTTARLGSFKMLTAKAIEANDGKPLPLYQKALCGLTAGAIGACVGSPADLALIRMQADNTLPLAQRRNYTNAFHALYRISADEGVLALWKGCGPTVVRAMALNMGMLASYDQSAEYMRDNLGLGETSTVVGASAVSGFCAAACSLPFDFVKTQIQKMQPDAQGKYPYTGSLDCAMQTLKSGGPLKFYTGFPVYCVRIAPHVMMTWIFLNQITKFQKTIGM
- the LOC106380741 gene encoding probable glutamate carboxypeptidase LAMP1, which gives rise to MSKSTTSLAFLLAALSYFLLYSPPKPHYYHTLFLSASFSDNASIALNLRTLTRRPHIAGSVANAEAAAFVRSAFTSSSLKTHLVSYQVSLTYPLHRSLLLTPNASATPITFTLEQEDVGDNPYAEEVTPTFHGYAKSGNVSGPAVYANYGRVQDFAGLNVSGAVVVARYGKIYRGDIVRNAHRAGALGVVVYTDKRDYGGGGDECFPASKWMPPSGVQVGSVYNGLGDPTTPGWASVEGCERLSEEAVELSGDSPLIPSLPISAADAEVILKSIVGDVADGDVYPVGPGQGILNLSYIGETVIARIENVIGVIEGEEEPDRYVILGNHRDAWSFGAVDPNSGTAVLLEIAQRLDKLQRRGWKPRRTIIFCNWDAEEYALIGSTEWVEENREMLASRAVAYLNVDCAVSGPGFRASATPQLDELIKQAAQEVQDPDNTTQTVYDSWIGSSNSGVIGRLGDLTSDYASFVQHVGVPAADMRFGGGYPVYHSMYDDFTWMEKFGDPMFQRHVAMASVLGLVALRLADEEVLPFNYVSYATELMKSAEDLEKDNLGHGIDVSPLFKSIQDLYTSAQGIHIEKEGIKGALKARELNDRLMMAERALTDRDGLSGRTWYKHLVYGPAKYDEYGSESFPGIDDAIDNAKRVKTKNYWGLVQHEIWRVSRAITHASLVLKGVLR
- the LOC125581308 gene encoding uncharacterized protein LOC125581308 isoform X2, which codes for MLLALFRSRESYQVEERDVCLMLGNDTNGEEFAPLSGPHPKALLRWISPAPAKPLFPLPSEVALLLSLARMVATPCLRPPPDPPPRRVCTLRLKLSFPSSLRNHQTPQTFLSSSLPPSRLSFELLSPHLRSASPDDLKALVISEPHRLNQATLPATKLAASTPAKNPGLSFL